A section of the Bacillus pumilus genome encodes:
- a CDS encoding PTS sugar transporter subunit IIB, which translates to MKKILVVCGNGLGSSFIVEMNVKKALEELGLVAEVDHTDLSTSKNELADLYIGATDIIDQLDDGIRQVAGLHNLLDQEAIKDVLRKHI; encoded by the coding sequence ATGAAAAAAATTCTTGTTGTGTGCGGAAACGGATTAGGAAGCAGCTTTATCGTAGAAATGAATGTCAAAAAAGCATTAGAAGAGTTAGGGCTTGTAGCTGAAGTGGATCATACCGATCTCAGCACAAGTAAAAATGAACTGGCTGATCTATATATTGGAGCCACTGACATTATCGATCAGCTGGATGACGGCATAAGACAGGTTGCTGGATTACATAACTTGTTAGACCAGGAAGCCATTAAAGACGTCCTTCGCAAACACATATAA